In Cydia strobilella chromosome 6, ilCydStro3.1, whole genome shotgun sequence, one DNA window encodes the following:
- the LOC134742563 gene encoding dynein light chain Tctex-type protein 2B-like, with translation MADQQRKSRLSIHEGASKAALAEKSFSKLKMRRQSYGFGRVPGITAAGPRTSQLGIEFKRPALMYFPTYQLEPSHKVKDFEVQKIIDVLLDENFTGHKYNVQESPALALRLSCEIMREMKTMEYHRYRFIVVATIYQRRAQCYNNAITFLWDHDRDTYVDVQRVTTTAGIQVTAFAIYLD, from the exons atggctgACCAACAAAGAAAAAGTAGATTATCTATACACGAAGGCGCAAGCAAAGCAGCCCTTGCAGAGAAATCATTCAGCAAGTTGAAGATGAGGCGGCAATCTTACGGCTTCGGGAGGGTGCCTGGTATTACAGCGGCTGGGCCTAGAACCTCACAG TTGGGCATTGAATTCAAGCGGCCCGCCTTGATGTATTTCCCGACGTACCAGCTTGAGCCCTCACACAAAGTCAAAGATTTTGAGGTCCAGAAGATCATTGACGTGTTGCTCGATGAAAACTTTACAGGCCATAAGTATAATGTTCAG GAATCTCCGGCACTAGCCTTGCGTCTATCATGCGAGATCATGCGCGAGATGAAAACCATGGAATACCATAGATATCGCTTCATAGTCGTCGCCACCATTTACCAGCGTCGTGCCCAGTGTTACAACAACGCCATAACCTTCCTCTGGGACCACGACAGAGACACCTATGTCGACGTGCAGCGAGTAACCACCACCGCCGGTATCCAGGTCACTGCGTTCGCTATCTATCTTGATTAA